A window of Actinomadura viridis genomic DNA:
GGTCGGCAGGATGCTCCGCCAGTCCTCCTCGGCGGCGAACGTCTGCGAGTTGCCCCCGTCGAGGCGGCGGCCGAGGGCGACCACGTGCAGCTTGCCGTTGACGTTGATCAGCTCCAGCAGGGCGCGCACGTCGTGCCCGTTGGAACCGCCCGACAGCACGCCCGCCAGGCCGACCGCGTTGAACATGTCGTTCGGGTCGGCGGTGGTGGAGTTGGGGCTGGGGTTGGTGCCGGTCATCTTGAACCAGCCCATGACCGTGGCACCGCGTCCGGCGTTGTAGGCGCGCAGCGAGGGCACCCCCGTCGGGGAGAAGATCCCCGCCTTCCAGTCGTCGTTCCCGGCGATGGTGGGGTTGACCTGCCCGAACTGGACGGCGCCGCCGCTGCGGCGGTGGGCCCGGTCCTGGACGCGCATCGCCGCGCCGCCGTTGATCAGGTCGATGTCGGTGCCGGAACGGCCGCGGTCGCGCTCCTTGGCGGGGTTCCCGGGCACCGGGTGGTCGAA
This region includes:
- a CDS encoding LamG-like jellyroll fold domain-containing protein: MIVRRLPTALLTALLGATLAAVPAQAQDRGVDKGPDVFPSLKPNLVGYYDFDHPVPGNPAKERDRGRSGTDIDLINGGAAMRVQDRAHRRSGGAVQFGQVNPTIAGNDDWKAGIFSPTGVPSLRAYNAGRGATVMGWFKMTGTNPSPNSTTADPNDMFNAVGLAGVLSGGSNGHDVRALLELINVNGKLHVVALGRRLDGGNSQTFAAEEDWRSILPTGTWVHLAATFDFDDGTMALYKNGEPLPGFYTRADDPWKLEGDPEPDLTSPTDPAGIKIGGSFPQNTREQNPCNCRMDTLMFLDRPATAAEVKHQYRR